In the Sorghum bicolor cultivar BTx623 chromosome 4, Sorghum_bicolor_NCBIv3, whole genome shotgun sequence genome, GGTAGGGGGGAGGGGGTGCGTTTGCACCCCGTAGTGACTACCTAGCTTCGGTCGTATGATGAGGGCTATGGCACCTTGGACAAGTTATTTTGTCTCTCACGCTATTTCTACGAGCACATATACACAGACACTATCCGTACGAGTATTTTTAAAGGAGGCACATATCGAGAATCATGTGGATTTGTTTTTTTCTAGAGCTATTGAACTGTTGATCTTTTTTAAAGAAACAAAGATCCCTAACACTAAGTTATTAATATCCTTGTGACTAGGATTAATTCTTTTATTAAAAATTGATCAAatatatagtaccaaattatgaTAATTAACTTTACAATATATATTTAcgagtatatatattttttagtttACCATGGGAGAGCAATAATCTATCAAGGCTCTATTTTAATTTGATACAAGACTTAGTATGACATTATCATATTATTGCTAACATTAACTTATATTATGAATGCCATAGTCATCACAAAATAAATTAaagttttaaatattttataaatatgTAGCATCCATGTTGTCATGTTTCCACGAACATTTATAGCTTTTTTTCTTTGTCCATTGTCCATCCGCCGTTTTTTGCCTTTCTTTTGTTCTGGTTCCGTTTGTTGAGATATACGTAATTTGTAAAGCTCTAAGAGATATATACAAATTATAATATAGATATAATTTAGTACACATTTTTCATGATGCAAATTCTGGGTCCACTTCCCCGGGCCCATTAGACAGCCCACGGGCTCCGCACCCCCAATTTGTGAGCACAGAAAATTTCACTGCAATTGCTAAAAAAGGGTAAAAGTCACTGCAAAACCGTTGCGGCGAACACTCGAGCACCCCCGACCCCCGTTGAGATGGTCTCCatggcggccgcggcggcggccgtgggCGTGCTGCTGCCGTTCCCGTTCTACTACGCGCTGTGGACCCACCCACAGCGTTGGGTGGACTTGTGCGGCCGCGGCGCCGACCCGTGCCGGCGGATGGCGCAGGTCTCGCACGCCATCAAGGCGCTTCAGCTCCTCGCGCTCGCCTCCGTCGCTTCATTCTCCTGGCCCCCGCCGCTCTACTGCCCCGTCCTCCTCGCCGTCGGCCAGTACCTCAACTTCAAGTGAGTAACCGATTCGTCCTTCTCCTGTTTGTTCTCCCAGTAGGCGAGGCACCGTACATGATCCATCCCGCTTTAAGCAATAGCTGCGGGATTTTAGAATCTCTGCAGCTTGCAACTGTTTCTGTTGGTGCAAAGGCGCATTTGATTAAGGAGCTCTTGTATTGTTGTCTGCCTTGACTGAATTACGAATTGTAAGGACTACCTTGAATGAATTGAGCTACTGGCTATCACAATGATACATGGCCGAAGATATGTCTAAGCTCTCCTGCACCTAAAGAAAAAGATTCATGCCAAGCCTGACGTCTTCTGTTCACCTTAGGTGAATAACACTAACTGTATTCTATTCAACGGTTCTCAGCTGTAGGAATTGGAGGTTACTGGTttagaatttgaaggaataactTATTACTTCAGTTGTATCTTGTGCAAGGCTTAATTTCTCTTTCCATTTGGAGCCGCAGAATTGCTTCAGGTGATTAAACACTGGTAAATGTGATTTCGAAACTAGGTACAAAGAAATGGCTAGGGAAGTGGATTAGGCAAACAATTATCATTTTCTCCCTTTTAACACTCATGGGTTTAGGCACACTGGTAGATTAATGGTACACCATCTCTTGGAATTTTCCTTGTCTTTATATAACCAATGGTTTGCATCATGGTGCTATCTTCATTGATAGATTTTTATTCTAAATTTGTCTCTGTTAAATTGTTGATAAACCACAAAATGCTGATAAGATCATGCTGTAGGCTTGGGACTCAACTCACTGTTGTAACAGATGATAACAAATTTGCCTTTTTTTTATCACATATGGATAACCTATGTGTTTCTTTTTTGAACAAGGAGGTTAATGCCGACTAATCTTAACACTGGTTACCCGTAGGTGTCGTCATAGTGTAAGGTGTGAGTGGAGTTAGTGTGGTATGCCGTATGTGTAACATTATGTAAATTCATTGCTTGCTTATTTCCATTTGCGTCGAAATCACTGCCTTGAAGTTTCAGTTGTGATTGTGATTTAGTAAAATGGAAAATGATGGTAGTGCTGAGGTGAATGATTAGGAGAGAGGTGGATAGTACCAAAGATTGGTGCGCTCAAAATGAGTAGAGTTAGATGGCTGGCTAGTGGTTACAAAGGCGAAACAGAATTCCAGCCATAACACTAGTTGAATAATGATAAACAAGAGTAGCAGAAAATCTTGCTGTGTGAACTAGTACAAAGAAGATCCTGATCTCATCATATGCATTCCATTTTATCAATATCGTAATACTTCTACACTACATGGACATAGTACTATAACGAGGGAGTTCATAGTCATCGAAACTTTGAAGTTCGTTTGTCTTCCAGTATGTATATGCTGCTAGATTGGTCATGATAGTGTATTGATTCTCAATCCATGATATACCATCAAGGTGTCTATGACATATGGGGCCCCTCCAGAGTCACTGTCAATGGTATATCATTGGATTTAATGTTTATTTGGTGGCATGGGAGGAATTATTCCATTGAATTATTATTTGGCTATCTTCTTTGATAGGTCCTTGCCATAAAACTTTGTCTCTGTTGAATGTTGAAATATCTTAAAAAGGCTTTATAATTGTGCTACCGAGATAGTGGACTGGTCATACTGCAAGATAAGGGGGTTCTTGAATTCCTTAACAATTGACATAAAACTTGTATTTGAATGCATATGTATAACCCAGTCACGTATTTCTCCAAAGAATTTAATGCTCGCCAACCTAAACACTGGCACAACTCCTCATGGAGTAAGTGTAAATGAATTTAGTGGGGTATGTGTTACATCAAGTGAATCCATCGATTGGACCGGTGGTTTCTGTGCATACGAAAATCCATGGCCTTAAGTTTAGTACATTAATTGTCATCGTCACTGCACATttagtaaaataaaaaataatgtaTAGAACACAGATGAAATCACTACTCTTCTGTATCTAACGCATACTAGCTAGATTAGATCAGAGGTGGATAGCACCAAAGATCAGGCCTCCAGTAGATGTCGTGCTGGCACTGCTGCATGGGTCCGGCTGTTGTGGTCACAGAACTAGTAGAGTTAGATGGCTGGCTAAGGGTAACAAAGGTGAAACATAATTTAAGTGGCacgattagttagaaaaatgaTAAACACATGTAGCAGAAAATCTTGTCGTTTGAACACAAGAAGATCCTGGTCCAGTCATACAAATTATATTTTGTCATATTCCATAATACTTGTACACAGAATGGGAATTGTACTGTGAGTGTTGCCCTGCTTTCTTCTATAGTATTGTGAGGACGTGAGGGAGTTCATAGTGCATCCTGTCTCTAAGGATTGTATTCTGGTTATACGTGCTGTTCACAGTATCTGCCTATGTCTGTTCTGCTATTCTGAAATTGGCCACCATATTGTGTTTCATTATCCGGTTACTTCGCACTCATGTCTTGTTAGAGTTGCAACTAAAATTTTACCTAGCTGTAAAGACCCTAAATTGTATTCAATGTAATGAAGGACGCACAGTTCATTGCTTTTGTTcctgaaacctttgtttcttTTCAGGGTGTACCAGCTGCTTGGTGAGTCTGGTACATACTATGGCGTTCGATTTGGAAAGATGATCCCATGGGTGACAGAGTTTCCCTTTGGCTATATCAAAGACCCACAGTATGTTGGGAGTATGCTTAGCCTCGTCGCACTTCTGTGCTGGGTTCCACTTCAGTATGTGTTGTTGTGGTGCCTTGGTTATGTTTTCATGATGTGGATCGAACACAAGGAAGATCCAGCCACTCGTGCCAAGGTCATCTCCTAATTGCTTGGTTATGGCAGCTGATAGTTTCCTACAGGTGCCCCAGTGACATTGCATAAATA is a window encoding:
- the LOC8072454 gene encoding phosphatidyl-N-methylethanolamine N-methyltransferase; its protein translation is MVSMAAAAAAVGVLLPFPFYYALWTHPQRWVDLCGRGADPCRRMAQVSHAIKALQLLALASVASFSWPPPLYCPVLLAVGQYLNFKVYQLLGESGTYYGVRFGKMIPWVTEFPFGYIKDPQYVGSMLSLVALLCWVPLQYVLLWCLGYVFMMWIEHKEDPATRAKVIS